The following proteins are encoded in a genomic region of Pseudomonas sp. Os17:
- a CDS encoding cell division protein ZapA — MRHHIDGVKVISILGEDYSIKAPAGEEQTLMDAALMLKAALADTKKKYPTLIGERLLVLAAMNLCSQQIEMQKRHAQELARYEEQVSATVEVIAKTIQQN; from the coding sequence ATGAGACACCATATCGATGGGGTGAAGGTGATCTCGATCCTGGGCGAGGATTACTCGATCAAGGCCCCGGCCGGTGAGGAACAGACCCTCATGGACGCCGCGCTGATGCTCAAGGCGGCCCTGGCCGACACCAAGAAGAAATACCCGACGCTGATTGGCGAGCGCCTGCTGGTGCTGGCGGCGATGAACCTGTGCTCGCAGCAGATCGAGATGCAAAAGCGCCATGCCCAGGAACTGGCCCGTTATGAGGAGCAGGTGAGCGCCACCGTCGAGGTGATCGCCAAGACCATTCAACAGAATTGA
- a CDS encoding methyl-accepting chemotaxis protein, whose amino-acid sequence MTDTVATAVHQMGLTVQDIARNAGQAADASQAARDEALQAREVVGGSIRHIESMSGDIALAAGAVSELAEQVASIDQVLAVIRGVSEQTNLLALNAAIEAARAGEMGRGFAVVADEVRTLAQRTQTSTDEIQQMIQGLKQGAENAVSSMHAGQTATGTGVESSQRTGASLTAITGQVERISDMNQQVATATEQQSTVTEEINRTVQGISDLARATAAEVHGCREDCRTLQRLAEDLVRQVGGFKLH is encoded by the coding sequence ATGACCGACACGGTGGCCACTGCGGTGCACCAGATGGGCCTGACGGTCCAGGACATTGCGCGCAATGCGGGGCAAGCGGCGGACGCTTCCCAGGCGGCCCGGGACGAAGCCTTGCAGGCCCGGGAGGTGGTGGGCGGCTCGATCCGGCATATCGAAAGCATGTCCGGGGACATTGCCCTGGCCGCCGGCGCCGTGAGCGAGCTGGCGGAACAGGTGGCCTCCATCGACCAGGTGCTGGCGGTGATTCGCGGGGTTTCCGAACAGACCAACCTGCTGGCCCTCAACGCCGCCATCGAAGCGGCCCGGGCCGGCGAGATGGGCCGTGGCTTTGCCGTGGTCGCCGATGAAGTGCGCACCCTGGCCCAGCGCACCCAGACCTCCACCGATGAAATCCAGCAAATGATCCAGGGCCTCAAGCAAGGCGCGGAGAACGCGGTGTCCTCGATGCATGCCGGGCAGACGGCGACCGGCACCGGCGTTGAATCCAGCCAGCGCACCGGCGCCTCGCTGACCGCGATCACCGGGCAGGTGGAGCGCATCAGCGACATGAATCAGCAGGTGGCCACGGCCACGGAGCAGCAGTCGACGGTGACCGAAGAGATCAACCGCACGGTGCAGGGGATTTCCGATCTGGCCCGGGCCACGGCGGCCGAAGTGCATGGCTGCCGTGAAGACTGCCGGACCCTGCAGCGCCTGGCCGAGGATCTGGTGCGCCAGGTGGGTGGTTTCAAGCTGCACTGA
- a CDS encoding acyl-CoA dehydrogenase, with the protein MSETLLSSRNLAFELYEVLDAEGLTQRERFAEHNRETFDAALGTARNIAEKYFAPHNRKGDEHEPRYEDGQAVLIPEVKPAVDAFLEAGFLNAARSFDAGGMQLPTLLSQACFAHFQAANAATTSYPFLTMGAANLIESFGTDEQKQRFLQPMIDGRFFGTMALTEPHAGSSLADIRTRAEPAGDGSYRLKGNKIFISGGDHPLSENIVHMVLAKLPDAPPGVKGISLFIVPKFLVNDDGSLGPRNDVLLAGLFHKMGWRGTTSTALNFGDNGHCVGYLVGQPHQGLSYMFQMMNEARIGVGMGAVMLGYAGYLYSLEYARERPQGRLPDSKDPTTAPVSIIQHADVRRMLLTQKAYVEGAFDLGLYAARLFDDTTTLADDGERQQAHELLDLLTPIVKSWPSEFCLKANELAIQILGGHGYTREYPVEQYYRDNRLNPIHEGTHGIQSLDLLGRKLAQNGGAGLKRLIRLIAETGERARAHPSLDALRQPLEQLVSRLQGVTLGLLGDLATGKVTATLANSALYLKAFGHAVIGWRWLEQAIRAEEGLAREVAADRDFYRGKLQAARYFLTWEVPACQHELTLLEARDATCLEMQDAWF; encoded by the coding sequence ATGTCCGAGACGCTGCTCAGTTCCCGCAATCTGGCTTTCGAACTGTATGAGGTGCTCGACGCCGAGGGCCTGACCCAGCGCGAGCGGTTTGCCGAGCACAATCGCGAAACCTTCGATGCCGCCCTGGGCACCGCGCGCAACATCGCCGAGAAGTACTTCGCCCCGCACAACCGCAAGGGCGATGAACACGAGCCGCGCTACGAAGACGGCCAGGCGGTGCTGATTCCTGAAGTGAAACCGGCGGTGGACGCCTTCCTCGAAGCCGGCTTCCTCAACGCCGCGCGCAGTTTCGACGCAGGCGGCATGCAGTTGCCGACCCTGTTGTCCCAGGCCTGCTTCGCCCATTTCCAGGCGGCCAACGCGGCCACCACGTCTTACCCGTTCCTGACCATGGGCGCGGCCAACCTGATCGAAAGCTTTGGCACCGACGAGCAGAAACAACGCTTCCTGCAACCGATGATCGACGGCCGCTTCTTCGGCACCATGGCCCTGACCGAGCCCCATGCCGGCTCCTCGCTGGCCGATATCCGCACCCGCGCCGAACCGGCAGGCGATGGCAGCTACCGGCTCAAGGGCAACAAGATATTCATCTCCGGCGGTGACCACCCGCTGTCGGAGAACATCGTGCACATGGTCCTGGCCAAGCTGCCGGACGCACCGCCCGGGGTGAAGGGCATTTCGCTGTTTATCGTGCCCAAGTTCCTGGTCAACGACGACGGCAGCCTGGGGCCGCGCAACGACGTGCTGCTGGCCGGGCTGTTCCACAAGATGGGCTGGCGCGGCACCACCTCCACCGCGCTGAACTTCGGCGATAACGGCCACTGCGTCGGCTATCTGGTGGGCCAGCCGCACCAGGGCCTGAGCTACATGTTCCAGATGATGAACGAGGCGCGGATCGGCGTCGGCATGGGCGCGGTGATGCTGGGTTATGCCGGCTACCTGTATTCCCTGGAATACGCCCGTGAACGCCCGCAAGGTCGCCTGCCGGACAGCAAGGACCCCACCACCGCACCGGTTTCGATCATCCAGCACGCCGATGTGCGACGCATGCTGCTGACCCAGAAAGCCTACGTCGAAGGTGCCTTCGACCTGGGGCTGTATGCGGCGCGGCTGTTCGATGACACCACCACCCTGGCCGACGACGGCGAACGCCAGCAGGCCCACGAACTGCTGGACCTGCTGACCCCGATCGTCAAATCCTGGCCGTCGGAGTTCTGCCTCAAGGCCAACGAGTTGGCGATCCAGATCCTCGGCGGCCACGGCTATACCCGGGAATACCCGGTGGAGCAGTACTACCGCGACAACCGCCTGAACCCGATCCATGAAGGCACCCACGGCATCCAGTCCCTCGACCTGCTGGGCCGCAAGCTGGCGCAGAACGGCGGCGCCGGGCTCAAGCGCCTGATCCGCCTGATCGCCGAGACCGGCGAGCGGGCCCGCGCCCATCCGTCGCTGGATGCCCTGCGCCAGCCTCTGGAGCAACTGGTGTCGCGCCTGCAGGGCGTGACCCTGGGTCTGCTGGGGGATCTGGCCACTGGCAAGGTCACGGCGACCCTGGCCAACTCGGCGCTGTATCTGAAGGCCTTCGGTCACGCGGTGATCGGCTGGCGCTGGCTGGAACAGGCCATCAGGGCCGAGGAAGGACTGGCCCGGGAAGTGGCGGCGGATCGGGATTTCTATCGGGGCAAGCTGCAGGCCGCGCGCTACTTCCTGACCTGGGAAGTGCCGGCCTGCCAGCATGAGCTGACCCTGCTGGAAGCACGGGACGCCACCTGCCTGGAGATGCAGGACGCCTGGTTCTGA
- the putA gene encoding trifunctional transcriptional regulator/proline dehydrogenase/L-glutamate gamma-semialdehyde dehydrogenase produces MATTTLGVKLDDPTRERLKAAAASIDRTPHWLIKQAIFNYLEKLEGGATLSELSSVTAKDGDDAGEVQTDHAHQCFLEFAESILPQSVLRASITAAYRRPEPEVVPMLLEQARLPAATAEAANKLAASIAEKLRNQKSAGGRAGIVQGLLQEFSLSSQEGVALMCLAEALLRIPDKGTRDALIRDKISTGNWQPHLGNSPSLFVNAATWGLLLTGKLVSTHNEAGLTSSLSRIIGKSGEPMIRKGVDMAMRLMGEQFVTGETIAEALANASKFEAKGFRYSYDMLGEAALTEHDAQKYLASYEQAIHSIGKASHGRGIYEGPGISIKLSALHPRYSRAQYERVMEELYPRLLSLTLLAKQYDIGLNIDAEEADRLELSLDLLERLCFEPQLTGWNGIGFVIQAYQKRCPYVIDYVIDLARRSRHRLMIRLVKGAYWDSEIKRAQVEGLEGYPVYTRKVYTDVSYIACARKLLSVPEVIYPQFATHNAHTLSAIYHIAGQNYYPGQYEFQCLHGMGEPLYEQVVGKVADGKLNRPCRVYAPVGTHETLLAYLVRRLLENGANTSFVNRIADQSISIQELVADPVSQIEQMATLEGGFGLPHPRIPLPRDLYGAERANSAGIDMANEHRLASLSCALLATAHNNWKAAPMLGCAASNETPAPVLNPSDHRDVVGHVQEATVEDVDNAIQCALNAAPIWQATPPAERAAILERAADLMEGEIQPLMGLLAREAGKTFANAIAEVREAVDFLRYYAVQARNDFSNDAHRPLGPVVCISPWNFPLAIFSGQVAAALAAGNPVLAKPAEQTPLVAAQAVRLLLEAGIPEGVLQLLPGQGESVGARLVGDERVKGVMFTGSTEVARLLQRNIAGRLDNQGRPIPLIAETGGQNAMIVDSSALTEQVVIDVVSSAFDSAGQRCSALRVLCLQEDSADRVIEMLKGAMAESRLGNPERLSVDIGPVIDAEAKAGIEKHIQAMRDKGRSVYQMAIADSEECKRGTFVIPTLIELESFDELQREIFGPVLHVVRYKRKDIDQLIAQINASGYGLTLGVHTRIDETIAKVVDNVHAGNVYVNRNIVGAVVGVQPFGGEGLSGTGPKAGGPLYLYRLLSTRPVDAIEQSFARADAANAPDLRLREVLGKPLNALQAWAESNKLAELATLCKQFAGQSQSGITRQLTGPTGERNSYAILPREHVLCLADIEGDLLTQLAAVLAVGGSAVWPESELSKALFARLPKDVQARIQRVADWTKDEVVFDAVLHHGDSDQLRGVCQQVAQRAGAIVGVQGLSQGETAIALERLVIERALSVNTAAAGGNASLMTIG; encoded by the coding sequence ATGGCTACCACCACCCTCGGGGTCAAACTCGACGACCCAACCCGCGAGCGCCTCAAGGCCGCTGCGGCCTCGATCGATCGTACGCCGCACTGGCTGATCAAGCAGGCGATTTTCAATTACCTGGAAAAACTCGAGGGTGGTGCAACCCTGTCCGAGCTGAGCAGTGTCACCGCCAAAGACGGCGATGACGCCGGCGAGGTGCAGACCGATCACGCTCACCAATGCTTCCTGGAGTTCGCCGAGAGCATCCTCCCGCAATCGGTGCTGCGCGCGTCGATCACCGCCGCCTACCGTCGTCCGGAGCCGGAAGTGGTGCCGATGCTGCTGGAGCAGGCGCGCCTGCCGGCCGCCACCGCCGAAGCCGCGAACAAGCTGGCGGCCTCGATCGCCGAGAAACTGCGCAACCAGAAGAGCGCCGGCGGCCGTGCCGGTATCGTCCAGGGCCTGCTGCAGGAATTCTCCCTGTCGTCCCAGGAAGGCGTGGCGCTGATGTGCCTGGCCGAAGCCCTGCTGCGCATTCCCGACAAGGGCACCCGTGACGCGCTGATCCGCGACAAGATCAGCACCGGCAACTGGCAGCCGCACCTGGGCAACAGCCCGTCGTTGTTCGTCAACGCTGCCACTTGGGGCCTGTTGCTCACCGGCAAGCTGGTGTCGACCCACAACGAGGCCGGCCTGACCTCTTCCCTGAGCCGCATCATCGGCAAGAGCGGCGAGCCGATGATCCGCAAGGGCGTGGACATGGCCATGCGCCTGATGGGCGAGCAGTTCGTCACCGGCGAAACCATCGCCGAAGCCCTGGCCAACGCCAGCAAGTTCGAAGCCAAGGGCTTCCGCTATTCCTACGACATGCTCGGCGAAGCGGCACTGACCGAGCACGACGCGCAGAAATACCTCGCCTCCTACGAGCAGGCCATCCATTCCATTGGCAAGGCCTCCCACGGCCGCGGCATCTATGAAGGCCCGGGCATCTCGATCAAGCTCTCGGCCCTGCACCCGCGCTACAGCCGCGCCCAGTACGAGCGCGTGATGGAAGAGCTGTACCCGCGCCTGCTGTCCCTGACCCTGCTGGCCAAGCAGTACGACATCGGCCTGAACATCGACGCCGAGGAAGCCGACCGCCTGGAGCTGTCCCTGGACCTGCTGGAACGCCTGTGCTTCGAGCCGCAACTGACCGGCTGGAACGGTATCGGCTTCGTGATCCAGGCCTACCAGAAGCGCTGCCCGTACGTGATCGACTACGTGATCGATCTGGCCCGTCGCAGCCGTCACCGCCTGATGATCCGCCTGGTGAAGGGCGCCTACTGGGACAGCGAGATCAAGCGCGCCCAGGTCGAAGGCCTGGAAGGCTATCCGGTCTATACCCGCAAGGTGTACACCGACGTTTCCTACATCGCCTGCGCACGCAAACTGCTGTCGGTGCCGGAAGTCATCTACCCGCAGTTCGCCACCCACAACGCCCACACCCTGTCGGCGATCTACCACATTGCCGGTCAGAACTATTACCCCGGCCAGTACGAGTTCCAGTGCCTGCACGGCATGGGCGAACCGCTGTACGAGCAAGTGGTGGGCAAGGTCGCCGATGGCAAGCTGAACCGTCCGTGCCGCGTGTACGCACCGGTCGGCACCCACGAAACCCTGCTGGCCTACCTGGTTCGCCGCCTGCTGGAAAACGGCGCCAACACCTCGTTCGTCAACCGTATTGCCGACCAGTCGATCTCGATCCAGGAACTGGTGGCCGACCCGGTGAGCCAGATCGAGCAGATGGCCACCCTGGAAGGCGGCTTCGGCCTGCCGCACCCGCGCATTCCGCTGCCGCGTGACCTGTATGGCGCCGAACGCGCCAACTCCGCCGGCATCGACATGGCCAACGAACACCGCCTGGCGTCGCTGTCCTGCGCACTGCTGGCCACCGCCCACAACAACTGGAAGGCCGCGCCGATGCTCGGTTGCGCCGCCAGCAACGAAACCCCGGCGCCGGTCCTCAACCCGTCGGACCATCGCGATGTGGTGGGCCACGTACAGGAAGCCACGGTCGAAGACGTCGACAACGCCATCCAGTGCGCCCTCAACGCCGCGCCGATCTGGCAGGCCACGCCGCCGGCCGAACGCGCCGCGATCCTGGAACGCGCCGCCGACCTGATGGAAGGCGAGATCCAGCCACTGATGGGCCTGCTGGCCCGCGAAGCCGGCAAGACCTTCGCCAACGCCATCGCCGAAGTGCGTGAAGCCGTGGACTTCCTGCGTTACTACGCGGTGCAGGCTCGCAATGACTTCAGCAACGACGCCCATCGTCCGCTGGGTCCGGTGGTGTGCATCAGCCCGTGGAACTTCCCGCTGGCGATCTTCAGTGGCCAGGTCGCCGCCGCCCTCGCCGCCGGCAACCCGGTACTGGCCAAGCCGGCCGAACAGACCCCGCTGGTGGCGGCCCAGGCCGTGCGCCTGCTGCTCGAAGCCGGGATTCCCGAAGGCGTGCTGCAACTGCTGCCGGGCCAGGGCGAAAGCGTCGGTGCCCGCCTGGTTGGTGACGAGCGCGTCAAGGGCGTGATGTTCACCGGTTCCACCGAAGTCGCGCGCCTGCTGCAACGCAACATCGCCGGGCGCCTGGACAACCAGGGCCGCCCGATCCCGCTGATCGCCGAAACCGGCGGCCAGAACGCGATGATCGTCGACTCCTCGGCCCTGACCGAACAAGTGGTCATCGATGTGGTGTCCTCGGCCTTCGACAGCGCCGGCCAGCGTTGCTCGGCCCTGCGCGTGCTGTGCCTGCAGGAAGATTCCGCCGACCGCGTGATCGAAATGCTCAAGGGCGCCATGGCCGAAAGCCGCCTGGGCAACCCGGAGCGCCTGTCGGTGGACATCGGCCCGGTGATCGACGCCGAAGCCAAGGCCGGCATCGAGAAGCACATCCAGGCCATGCGCGACAAAGGTCGCAGCGTGTACCAGATGGCCATTGCCGACAGCGAAGAATGCAAGCGCGGCACCTTTGTCATACCGACCCTGATCGAGCTGGAAAGCTTCGATGAGCTGCAACGCGAGATCTTCGGCCCGGTGTTGCACGTGGTGCGCTACAAGCGCAAGGACATCGACCAGCTGATCGCCCAGATCAACGCCTCCGGCTATGGCCTGACCCTGGGTGTGCACACCCGGATCGACGAAACCATCGCCAAGGTGGTGGACAACGTCCACGCCGGTAACGTCTACGTCAACCGCAACATCGTCGGTGCCGTGGTCGGCGTGCAGCCGTTCGGCGGCGAAGGCCTGTCGGGCACCGGCCCGAAAGCCGGCGGCCCGCTGTACCTGTACCGCCTGCTGTCGACCCGTCCGGTGGACGCCATCGAGCAATCCTTCGCCCGCGCCGATGCCGCCAACGCTCCGGACCTGCGCCTGCGCGAAGTCCTCGGCAAGCCGCTCAATGCCCTGCAAGCCTGGGCCGAGAGCAACAAGCTGGCGGAACTGGCGACCCTGTGCAAACAGTTCGCCGGCCAATCGCAAAGCGGCATCACCCGGCAACTGACCGGCCCGACCGGCGAACGCAACAGCTACGCCATCCTGCCTCGCGAGCACGTGCTGTGCCTGGCGGACATCGAAGGCGATCTGCTGACCCAACTGGCGGCCGTGCTGGCAGTCGGCGGTTCGGCAGTCTGGCCGGAAAGCGAGCTCAGCAAGGCACTGTTCGCCCGTCTGCCGAAGGACGTGCAGGCACGCATCCAGCGTGTGGCCGACTGGACCAAGGACGAGGTGGTGTTCGACGCGGTCCTGCACCACGGCGACTCTGACCAACTGCGCGGCGTTTGCCAGCAAGTGGCCCAGCGTGCCGGCGCCATCGTCGGCGTCCAGGGCCTGTCCCAGGGCGAGACGGCGATTGCCCTGGAACGCCTGGTGATCGAGCGCGCCCTGAGCGTCAACACCGCGGCGGCCGGCGGCAACGCCAGCCTGATGACCATCGGTTAA
- the putP gene encoding sodium/proline symporter PutP gives MSASNPTLITFVIYIAAMVLIGFMAYRSTNNLSDYILGGRSLGSVVTALSAGASDMSGWLLMGLPGAIYMSGLSESWIAIGLIVGAYLNWLFVAGRLRVQTEHNGDALTLPDYFSSRFEDKSGLLRIISAVVILVFFTIYCASGIVAGARLFESTFGMPYETALWAGAAATIAYTFVGGFLAVSWTDTVQATLMIFALLLTPIIVLLATGGVDTTFLAIEAQDPTNFDMLKNTTFIGVISLMGWGLGYFGQPHILARFMAADSVKSIANARRISMTWMILCLGGTVAVGFFGIAYFSAHPDVAGPVSENPERVFIELAKLLFNPWVAGVLLSAILAAVMSTLSCQLLVCSSALTEDFYKAFLRKHASQLELVWVGRAMVLVVALIAIAMAANPENRVLGLVSYAWAGFGAAFGPVVLISVMWKGMTRDGALAGIIVGAVTVILWKHFALLGLYEIIPGFIFASLAILLVSKMGAPTAGMVQRFEAAEKDFKLNH, from the coding sequence ATGAGTGCAAGCAATCCCACCCTGATCACCTTCGTGATCTACATCGCAGCAATGGTGCTGATCGGCTTCATGGCCTATCGCTCCACCAACAACCTTTCCGACTACATTCTGGGCGGCCGTAGCCTGGGCAGCGTGGTGACTGCGCTTTCCGCCGGTGCTTCCGACATGAGTGGCTGGTTGCTGATGGGCCTGCCGGGCGCCATCTACATGTCCGGTCTGTCGGAAAGCTGGATCGCCATCGGCCTGATCGTCGGTGCCTACCTGAACTGGCTGTTCGTGGCCGGTCGCCTGCGGGTACAGACCGAGCACAACGGCGATGCCCTGACCCTGCCGGACTACTTCTCCAGCCGTTTCGAAGACAAGAGCGGCCTGCTGCGGATCATCTCTGCGGTGGTGATCCTGGTGTTCTTCACCATCTATTGCGCCTCGGGCATCGTTGCCGGCGCCCGTCTGTTCGAAAGCACCTTCGGCATGCCTTACGAGACAGCCCTGTGGGCCGGCGCGGCCGCGACCATTGCCTACACCTTTGTCGGTGGTTTCCTGGCAGTGAGCTGGACAGATACCGTACAAGCCACCCTGATGATCTTCGCCCTGCTGCTGACCCCGATCATCGTGCTGCTGGCCACCGGTGGCGTCGACACCACCTTCCTGGCCATCGAGGCTCAGGACCCGACCAACTTCGACATGCTCAAGAACACCACCTTCATCGGCGTGATCTCGCTGATGGGCTGGGGCCTGGGCTACTTCGGTCAGCCGCACATCCTGGCGCGCTTCATGGCGGCGGACTCGGTGAAATCGATCGCCAACGCTCGTCGCATCTCCATGACCTGGATGATCCTGTGCCTGGGTGGCACCGTGGCCGTGGGCTTCTTCGGCATCGCCTACTTCTCGGCGCATCCGGACGTGGCCGGCCCTGTGAGCGAAAACCCTGAGCGGGTGTTCATCGAACTGGCCAAGCTGCTGTTCAACCCGTGGGTTGCCGGTGTGCTGCTGTCGGCCATCCTGGCGGCGGTAATGAGTACCCTGAGCTGCCAGTTGCTGGTGTGCTCCAGTGCCCTGACCGAAGACTTCTACAAGGCCTTCCTGCGCAAGCACGCCTCGCAGCTGGAACTGGTATGGGTCGGTCGCGCCATGGTGCTGGTGGTGGCGCTGATCGCCATCGCCATGGCGGCCAACCCGGAAAACCGCGTACTGGGCCTGGTGAGCTATGCCTGGGCCGGTTTCGGCGCCGCCTTCGGTCCTGTGGTGCTGATCTCGGTGATGTGGAAAGGCATGACCCGCGACGGCGCGCTGGCCGGGATCATCGTCGGTGCCGTCACCGTGATCCTGTGGAAGCACTTCGCTCTGCTGGGCCTGTACGAAATCATCCCGGGCTTCATCTTCGCCAGCCTGGCGATCCTGCTGGTGAGCAAGATGGGCGCGCCGACCGCTGGCATGGTTCAGCGTTTCGAAGCGGCCGAGAAGGATTTCAAGCTCAACCACTGA
- a CDS encoding DUF2165 family protein, producing MIVRYVKITMTLAVAAFALLVAYNNISDYGSNFAFVQHVLSMDSVFPDNTATDRAVTLPLLWNLGYWLIIGGEALTGVLLVVGALRLWLARHGVASYFNRSKGWAIAGFCLGFCVWFFGFMVVGGEWFMMWQSKVWNGQDAAFKFYMAILGVLIFLNQPDAELH from the coding sequence ATGATTGTGCGTTACGTAAAGATCACCATGACCCTGGCTGTCGCGGCCTTCGCGCTGCTGGTGGCCTACAACAACATCAGCGACTACGGCTCCAACTTTGCCTTTGTCCAGCATGTACTGAGCATGGACAGCGTGTTCCCCGACAACACCGCCACCGACCGCGCCGTGACCCTGCCGCTGCTGTGGAACCTCGGTTACTGGCTGATCATCGGCGGCGAAGCCCTGACCGGTGTGCTGCTGGTCGTCGGCGCGCTGCGCCTGTGGCTGGCACGGCACGGCGTGGCCAGCTACTTCAACCGCTCCAAGGGCTGGGCCATTGCCGGCTTCTGCCTGGGCTTCTGCGTCTGGTTCTTCGGCTTCATGGTGGTGGGCGGCGAGTGGTTCATGATGTGGCAATCCAAGGTCTGGAACGGCCAGGACGCCGCCTTCAAGTTCTACATGGCGATCCTTGGCGTGTTGATCTTCCTCAACCAGCCGGACGCAGAACTGCACTAA
- a CDS encoding glycerol kinase, whose protein sequence is MRIAALDQGTTSTRVLVVDMQGRADIQLALRHQQHHPRPGWVEHDPLELLANLQRCLEATGRVDAIGLANQGESCLAWDAISGAPLSPVIVWQDNRSAARIEELRANGAEALTLERAGLPLDAYFSASKLAWIVENLPEAQAALSAGRLRLGTTDAYFLDRLAGVYATDITTASRTSLMNLASGQWDPELCALFGVPLQALPQIRATVGDFGRIGQTPISASVVDQQASLYGHGCRKPGDAKITFGTGAFALTVTGEQIIRAPEKGLLATVAWQADGQPVYAMDGGVYDASAAVEWAGRLGLFSDFSELAAFDQPPAISRELAFVPALSGLACPHWDRSAGAVWIGMNAATSRQDLCQAVLEGVALRSAEVITAMDDHLSVTDQLSIDGGLARSPYFAQFLADILQRTIVTQRFDELTALGCAALAARGLGLELPELDNTRTDYHPRIDRATADAWRRTFSAAVKRSQGWSQPR, encoded by the coding sequence ATGCGAATAGCCGCACTTGACCAGGGCACCACCAGCACCCGCGTACTGGTCGTGGACATGCAAGGCCGTGCCGACATCCAACTGGCGCTGCGCCACCAGCAGCACCACCCGCGTCCGGGCTGGGTCGAGCACGACCCGCTGGAACTGCTGGCCAACCTGCAACGCTGCCTGGAAGCCACCGGCCGGGTCGACGCCATCGGCCTGGCCAACCAGGGTGAAAGCTGCCTGGCCTGGGACGCCATCAGTGGCGCACCGCTGTCCCCGGTGATCGTCTGGCAGGACAACCGCAGCGCCGCACGCATCGAAGAACTGCGGGCCAATGGCGCCGAAGCCCTGACCCTGGAACGCGCCGGGCTGCCCCTGGACGCCTATTTTTCCGCCAGCAAGCTGGCCTGGATCGTGGAAAACCTGCCAGAGGCGCAAGCAGCCCTGAGCGCCGGCCGCCTGCGCCTGGGCACCACCGATGCCTACTTCCTCGACCGCCTGGCCGGGGTCTATGCCACCGACATCACCACCGCCTCGCGCACCTCGCTGATGAACCTCGCCAGCGGCCAGTGGGACCCGGAACTCTGCGCACTGTTTGGCGTGCCCTTGCAGGCCCTGCCGCAAATCCGCGCCACGGTCGGCGACTTCGGGCGCATCGGCCAGACCCCCATCAGCGCTTCGGTGGTTGACCAGCAAGCCTCGCTCTACGGCCACGGCTGCCGCAAACCGGGGGATGCCAAGATCACCTTCGGCACCGGCGCCTTTGCCCTGACGGTCACGGGCGAGCAGATCATCCGCGCCCCGGAAAAAGGCCTGCTGGCCACCGTCGCCTGGCAGGCCGACGGCCAACCGGTGTATGCCATGGACGGTGGCGTCTATGACGCCAGCGCCGCGGTGGAGTGGGCCGGGCGGCTGGGGCTGTTCAGTGATTTTTCGGAGCTGGCTGCCTTTGACCAGCCTCCGGCGATCTCCCGTGAGCTGGCCTTCGTCCCGGCCTTGTCCGGGCTCGCCTGCCCGCACTGGGACCGCAGTGCCGGGGCGGTGTGGATCGGCATGAACGCCGCCACCAGCCGCCAGGACCTGTGCCAGGCGGTACTGGAAGGCGTGGCCCTGCGCAGCGCCGAAGTCATCACCGCGATGGACGATCACCTCAGCGTCACCGACCAGCTATCGATCGACGGCGGGCTGGCCCGCAGCCCGTACTTCGCCCAGTTTCTCGCCGACATCCTGCAGCGCACCATCGTCACCCAGCGCTTCGACGAACTCACCGCCCTGGGCTGCGCCGCCCTGGCTGCCCGCGGCCTGGGCCTGGAGCTGCCCGAGCTGGACAACACCCGCACCGACTACCACCCGCGCATCGACCGGGCCACGGCAGACGCCTGGCGCCGCACCTTCAGCGCCGCGGTCAAGCGCTCCCAAGGCTGGTCACAGCCACGCTGA